A window of Fluoribacter dumoffii NY 23 contains these coding sequences:
- a CDS encoding UvrD-helicase domain-containing protein, with amino-acid sequence MLNSQQMAAVRYIDGPLLVLAGAGSGKTRVITQKIGYLINTCGYAANTVCAVTFTNKAANEMRARVAAVLPTANRRGLKVATFHTLGLSIIKRHLALCGLKKGFSIFDSEDCLQVLRGFLPANKATEREFLLQVQQRISRWKNDLLTPEQVIKNPADAPYYEEAALLYPRYQQALKAYNAVDFDDLIRIPVTLLNEHASVTEYWQNKIRHLLVDEYQDSNTSQYLLVKKLTGIQARFTVVGDDDQSIYAWRGAKPENLKQLQQDYPQLKIIKLEQNYRSTNIILHTANHLIANNQHLFEKKLWSEFGQGELLRVIRCKDENDEAEQVVADLISHKLRARTQYGDYAILYRGNHQSRVFEKVLRHYGIPYNISGGQSWFAKAEVKDVFAYLKLLCNEADDAAFLRVINTPKRGIGEASLDALGHYAQNRGVSLYTAADHLALTEIVGEKPRAALLTFKYWMEEIKKRLANGAVIEHLKQMVEDSGYEAYIYEQCDTPAKAQKKMDNVWELLEWVGRLLSKNPEQSLAEVINKLILIDILEQADEQDNETLQLMTLHASKGLEFPYVYLVGMEEELLPHRVSIDEDQIEEERRLAYVGITRAQKGLCFTLAKQRRRGGELQDCLPSRFLDELPSEHLEWFGKNVERSQEQSKNLAKSHLAGLKSLLSES; translated from the coding sequence ATGTTGAATAGCCAACAAATGGCAGCGGTACGTTATATCGATGGACCTTTATTAGTTCTTGCTGGAGCTGGAAGCGGTAAAACACGAGTAATTACGCAAAAAATAGGCTATTTAATTAACACTTGCGGCTATGCCGCCAACACAGTTTGCGCAGTAACTTTCACCAACAAAGCAGCCAATGAAATGCGTGCTCGCGTTGCAGCCGTTCTGCCGACAGCAAATCGCCGCGGTTTAAAAGTTGCAACCTTCCATACCTTAGGCTTAAGCATCATCAAGCGCCATCTTGCGTTATGCGGCCTTAAAAAAGGCTTTTCTATTTTTGATAGTGAGGATTGTTTGCAAGTCTTGCGTGGTTTTTTACCTGCAAACAAAGCGACTGAGCGCGAGTTTCTTCTCCAGGTTCAACAACGGATCTCCCGCTGGAAAAATGATTTGCTTACCCCGGAACAAGTCATTAAAAATCCGGCTGATGCCCCTTATTACGAAGAAGCCGCATTGCTTTATCCACGCTATCAACAAGCCCTTAAAGCATACAATGCAGTTGATTTTGATGATTTGATTCGTATTCCGGTAACCCTTTTAAATGAACATGCTTCCGTAACCGAGTATTGGCAAAATAAAATACGCCACTTGTTGGTTGATGAATATCAAGACTCAAACACCAGCCAATATTTGTTAGTGAAAAAATTAACCGGCATTCAGGCGCGGTTTACAGTAGTGGGTGATGATGACCAATCAATATATGCCTGGCGGGGTGCCAAGCCTGAAAACTTGAAGCAGTTACAGCAGGATTACCCGCAATTGAAAATTATCAAGTTGGAGCAAAATTATCGCTCAACCAATATAATTTTACACACTGCCAACCACCTTATCGCAAACAATCAGCACCTTTTCGAAAAAAAATTATGGAGTGAGTTTGGTCAGGGCGAACTTTTACGCGTTATCCGCTGCAAGGATGAAAACGATGAGGCAGAACAGGTAGTCGCTGATTTAATTAGCCATAAACTGCGTGCCCGAACCCAATATGGTGATTATGCCATCTTGTATCGGGGTAACCACCAATCACGCGTCTTTGAAAAAGTGCTGCGTCATTATGGCATCCCTTATAACATCAGCGGCGGTCAGTCGTGGTTTGCCAAAGCAGAAGTCAAAGATGTTTTCGCCTATTTAAAATTGCTGTGCAATGAGGCGGATGATGCTGCTTTTTTAAGAGTGATCAATACTCCCAAACGCGGCATAGGCGAAGCCAGCCTGGATGCCTTGGGACATTATGCGCAAAACCGAGGGGTTAGCCTGTATACTGCTGCAGACCATCTTGCACTTACTGAAATTGTTGGGGAAAAACCCCGGGCTGCGTTGCTTACTTTTAAATACTGGATGGAAGAAATAAAAAAACGCTTGGCAAACGGGGCGGTTATTGAGCATTTAAAACAAATGGTCGAAGACAGTGGCTATGAAGCCTATATTTACGAACAATGCGATACCCCGGCAAAAGCCCAGAAAAAAATGGATAACGTGTGGGAATTACTGGAGTGGGTAGGTCGCTTGTTGAGCAAAAACCCTGAACAGTCTTTAGCTGAAGTCATCAATAAATTAATTCTGATAGATATTCTTGAGCAAGCCGACGAACAGGATAATGAAACCCTGCAGCTTATGACTTTGCATGCATCCAAAGGTCTGGAGTTTCCTTATGTATATCTGGTGGGTATGGAAGAAGAATTATTGCCACACCGGGTAAGCATTGATGAAGATCAAATTGAAGAGGAAAGGCGTTTGGCCTATGTGGGAATAACCCGCGCACAAAAAGGCTTATGCTTTACCTTAGCCAAACAAAGGCGTCGAGGCGGAGAATTGCAAGATTGTTTACCGAGCAGATTCCTGGACGAGCTGCCTTCGGAACATTTGGAATGGTTTGGGAAAAATGTGGAACGCTCCCAGGAACAATCCAAAAATTTGGCCAAATCGCATTTGGCAGGATTAAAAAGTTTATTAAGCGAATCCTGA
- a CDS encoding DHA2 family efflux MFS transporter permease subunit, which produces MKKNIILFIVSFAMFMEAVDTTIINTAIPVMAQSLNVNPVDLKLALISYLLSLAIFIPISGWIADKFGMKLVFISAISVFTLSSIWCGFTNNIWELICARIVQGLGGSLTMPIGRLIILRTCERHELITKMTIVVMVASLGMMLGPLLGGVITYRFSWRWIFWVNIPVGILAVGLSSKLLPSMPPRPVPPLDKLGFILFGSGLATLTFGLSMISESRATTAQTGTTLLIALLLLGGYTKHSYKRKHPIVKVELLRTRTFSVSVVGNLLARLGFGGVPFLLPLLLQIALGYTPRLSGLLLAPIAVGVFLVKPLSFSILRWFGYKNLLILNTILVSISLWTFCTINHYSSPYSIAILTFVYGFLIALQYTGMNSLAYANIAENDMSAATSIMSTIQQLAQSFGVAISAILLGFFTYYSGSHVLSVRIFHDTFLMLGVLTLFSGIIFTFLKQEDGLELIEVPEKKNLLRSG; this is translated from the coding sequence ATGAAAAAAAATATCATTTTGTTCATTGTTTCTTTTGCTATGTTTATGGAAGCGGTGGACACCACCATTATTAACACGGCAATTCCTGTGATGGCGCAAAGCTTGAACGTCAACCCTGTCGATCTGAAACTGGCACTTATCAGCTATCTTCTAAGCTTAGCGATTTTTATTCCCATTAGCGGCTGGATTGCGGATAAATTCGGGATGAAATTAGTTTTTATAAGTGCTATTTCGGTTTTTACTTTAAGTTCTATATGGTGCGGATTTACAAATAATATATGGGAACTGATTTGCGCGCGTATTGTCCAGGGTTTAGGGGGTTCATTAACCATGCCTATCGGGCGGCTTATTATATTGCGCACTTGTGAGCGCCATGAATTAATTACCAAAATGACTATCGTTGTCATGGTTGCCTCGTTAGGAATGATGCTTGGGCCCTTACTGGGAGGAGTTATTACTTATCGTTTTTCCTGGCGCTGGATTTTTTGGGTTAATATCCCCGTTGGCATACTTGCGGTAGGATTATCAAGCAAATTGTTACCGTCCATGCCGCCGCGTCCGGTTCCTCCCCTGGATAAATTAGGCTTTATTCTTTTCGGCAGTGGTTTAGCCACTTTAACCTTTGGTCTATCGATGATCAGTGAATCCAGGGCAACGACAGCACAAACAGGTACAACGCTCCTGATTGCTCTGCTTTTATTAGGCGGGTATACCAAACACTCTTATAAAAGGAAGCATCCCATTGTCAAGGTCGAACTGTTGCGTACCCGTACCTTTTCCGTTTCAGTTGTCGGCAATTTATTAGCTCGCCTGGGTTTTGGGGGTGTCCCTTTTTTATTGCCCCTGCTGCTACAAATTGCTTTGGGCTATACTCCGCGCCTGTCCGGTCTATTGCTTGCACCCATCGCCGTGGGTGTTTTTTTGGTAAAACCTTTATCCTTTTCTATCCTTCGCTGGTTTGGCTATAAAAATTTATTAATTTTAAATACAATTCTGGTCAGCATTTCTCTTTGGACCTTTTGTACCATCAATCACTATTCTTCTCCCTACAGTATTGCCATTTTGACTTTTGTTTATGGATTTCTAATTGCCTTGCAATACACCGGGATGAATTCCCTTGCCTATGCCAACATCGCGGAAAATGATATGAGTGCCGCAACCAGTATTATGAGTACAATCCAGCAACTGGCTCAAAGCTTTGGGGTTGCGATTTCGGCAATCTTACTTGGCTTCTTTACTTATTATTCGGGTTCTCATGTTTTATCCGTCCGCATTTTTCATGATACTTTTCTCATGCTTGGAGTTCTGACTTTGTTCTCTGGAATCATATTTACTTTCCTGAAACAGGAAGATGGATTGGAGTTAATCGAAGTTCCGGAAAAAAAGAACCTGCTAAGGAGTGGATAG
- a CDS encoding NAD(+) kinase — MNEKKHQEQQTLKNKIQFKRIILYARQHRANQGVNESLYRLVDFLEKQKVQVYQDIDTAAGFDVKVPVLAREDMGEENDLIIVVGGDGSLLSAARMAIKVDTPVIGINRGRLGFLTDILPHELETQLSAVLVGYYEEEKRFLLHTRIYENGHTYFEGDALNDVVLSRGKETHLIEFSVYVNKQLVSHYRSDGMILSTPTGSTAYALSAGGPIMHPQLNAIVLVPMFSHSLSSRPLVIDGEAQIELHISRFNESDLRVSCDGHESRMVKPGQKVAIQKNGHQLRLLHPLDYHYYDTLRSKLGWEAKHQG, encoded by the coding sequence ATGAACGAAAAAAAGCATCAAGAACAGCAAACATTGAAGAATAAAATTCAATTCAAACGAATCATCTTGTATGCACGCCAGCATCGTGCGAATCAAGGGGTGAATGAAAGTCTGTACCGTTTGGTTGATTTTTTGGAAAAACAAAAGGTACAAGTCTATCAGGACATCGATACGGCTGCGGGATTTGATGTGAAAGTTCCAGTCCTCGCCCGAGAAGATATGGGTGAGGAAAATGACTTGATTATTGTTGTTGGCGGTGATGGAAGTCTGCTTTCCGCAGCGCGGATGGCGATAAAGGTCGATACTCCTGTCATTGGAATTAACCGTGGCCGTTTGGGCTTTCTCACCGATATTTTGCCTCATGAGCTGGAAACGCAATTGAGTGCTGTTCTAGTTGGTTATTATGAGGAAGAAAAACGCTTTCTTCTCCATACCCGGATATACGAGAACGGGCATACCTATTTTGAGGGTGATGCTCTTAATGATGTGGTTTTAAGCCGGGGCAAGGAAACCCATCTCATTGAATTTTCCGTTTATGTTAATAAACAATTGGTCAGCCATTATCGTTCTGACGGGATGATACTCTCTACTCCAACGGGTTCAACAGCTTATGCTTTATCCGCAGGTGGACCGATAATGCATCCCCAATTGAATGCGATTGTTCTTGTACCTATGTTTTCTCACAGTTTAAGTTCGCGTCCATTGGTTATTGATGGAGAAGCGCAAATCGAATTGCATATCAGCCGCTTTAATGAATCCGACTTGCGGGTGAGTTGTGACGGTCATGAATCCCGAATGGTAAAACCCGGGCAAAAAGTTGCTATTCAAAAAAATGGCCATCAATTACGTCTGTTACATCCTCTTGATTATCATTATTATGATACATTACGATCAAAACTTGGTTGGGAAGCCAAACATCAGGGATAG
- the hslO gene encoding Hsp33 family molecular chaperone HslO, whose translation MKESDTLQRFIFEHANIRGEIVHIENTYQTIMSQRNYPPMVKNLLGEAIVSCLLLASSIKFQGSLNLQFQGDKRLPLLLVQCDHEFNVRAFAQFAEDLETKEYASAFLEGQMVITINQYNQTSSYQSMVPLQSTSMAENLMNYFAQSEQVSTRVWLAVNENAAAGMLLQLMPGQETTQREQFWEYAVQLGQTVSEHELLTLDNETLLYRLYHETELRIFESRQTQFKCRCSLEKMKQVLTVLGEEDAKELLKEQGEIAIQCDFCCKKYTFDPIDVTMLFHKG comes from the coding sequence ATGAAAGAATCTGATACCCTTCAACGCTTTATTTTTGAACACGCAAACATCCGTGGCGAAATTGTTCATATTGAAAACACTTATCAAACCATTATGAGCCAAAGGAACTATCCTCCAATGGTTAAAAATTTGTTGGGAGAGGCGATAGTTTCTTGTCTGCTTTTGGCGTCCAGTATTAAATTTCAGGGTAGTCTGAATTTACAATTTCAAGGGGATAAGCGACTTCCTCTATTATTGGTCCAATGTGATCATGAATTTAATGTAAGAGCTTTTGCCCAATTCGCTGAGGATCTCGAGACCAAAGAGTATGCTTCGGCTTTTTTAGAAGGCCAAATGGTGATTACGATTAACCAATACAACCAAACCAGTTCTTACCAAAGTATGGTTCCCCTGCAATCGACATCCATGGCTGAAAATCTAATGAATTATTTTGCCCAATCAGAGCAAGTATCCACACGGGTTTGGCTGGCTGTAAACGAAAATGCAGCCGCGGGAATGTTACTGCAGTTAATGCCGGGGCAAGAGACGACGCAAAGAGAGCAATTCTGGGAGTACGCGGTGCAATTGGGGCAAACTGTCAGTGAGCATGAACTACTTACTTTGGATAATGAAACCTTGCTTTATCGTCTTTACCATGAGACGGAATTAAGAATATTCGAGAGCCGGCAAACCCAGTTCAAGTGTCGCTGCAGCCTGGAAAAAATGAAACAGGTCCTGACGGTTCTAGGCGAGGAAGATGCAAAAGAACTATTAAAGGAACAAGGTGAAATTGCGATCCAATGTGATTTCTGCTGTAAGAAATATACGTTTGACCCAATTGATGTCACCATGTTGTTCCATAAAGGGTAG
- the recN gene encoding DNA repair protein RecN, which translates to MLTTLCIEQFAIVQHLELDFSQGMTAFTGETGAGKSIMIDALMLALGDRADASVIRPGQEKCDITAGFFVGQDSEPAHWLAEHDIPCDEGEIYLRRVIYAEGRSKSYINGQPFPLQKVKELSEKLVHIHGQHQHQTLMHHSTHRQQLDQYGKNQLLLEEVARLYKQCQKIQQEIDALQGQEQQADRIALLQFQIDELSALNLHENEIEILYQEHQMLHHAKEYLQKSQQIHALLNSEDGPNICTGLNQILHLLSQLPTEQAQIKNTFELINGALIQCEEAIDEMQQFADRVHLDPERLYEIETRMSVIHQLARKYHIDSNQLHEHVHNLQKELDNLKDSEGRLVQLKTQHRQLVATYDAAALKLRKERQKQALLLAKEITRSIQQLGMPKGRVEIEITPLEKMQIHGMDKVEYKVCTNPGMELDSLSKVASGGELSRISLSIQMITAQKGTTPTLLFDEVDVGIGGATAALVGQMLRKLGERLQVFCVTHQPQVAAAAHNHFMVEKQSDNKETFTHITLLHSMEKIDEIARMLGGLTITEQTRSHAKELLLQSN; encoded by the coding sequence ATGCTCACTACTTTGTGCATAGAACAGTTTGCGATTGTGCAACACCTGGAGTTAGATTTTTCTCAGGGGATGACTGCCTTTACGGGTGAAACTGGAGCTGGAAAATCGATTATGATCGATGCATTGATGCTTGCCTTGGGGGATAGGGCAGATGCTTCAGTTATTCGGCCTGGTCAGGAAAAATGTGACATTACTGCAGGTTTTTTTGTAGGACAAGACTCTGAGCCTGCGCACTGGTTGGCAGAACATGATATCCCCTGTGACGAGGGGGAAATTTATTTGCGCCGGGTTATCTATGCCGAAGGTCGTTCTAAATCCTATATTAACGGTCAACCGTTCCCTTTACAAAAGGTAAAAGAGTTAAGCGAAAAGCTGGTACATATACACGGACAACATCAACATCAAACCTTGATGCATCATTCAACTCATCGCCAACAATTAGATCAATACGGAAAGAATCAATTATTACTCGAAGAAGTAGCCCGGCTTTATAAGCAATGTCAGAAAATTCAACAGGAGATTGATGCATTGCAGGGACAGGAGCAGCAAGCAGACAGGATTGCTTTGTTGCAATTCCAAATCGACGAGCTTTCTGCTTTGAACTTGCATGAAAATGAAATTGAAATACTATATCAAGAACATCAAATGCTCCATCATGCAAAAGAGTATCTGCAAAAAAGCCAGCAGATCCATGCATTATTGAATTCTGAAGATGGACCCAATATATGTACCGGGTTAAATCAAATTTTACACCTGCTTAGTCAATTACCAACAGAGCAGGCGCAAATAAAAAATACTTTTGAACTAATTAATGGTGCTCTAATTCAATGTGAAGAAGCAATTGATGAAATGCAGCAATTTGCTGATCGGGTGCATCTGGATCCGGAACGTTTGTACGAAATTGAAACGCGCATGAGTGTAATTCATCAACTTGCCCGTAAGTATCATATTGACAGTAACCAACTCCACGAACATGTTCATAATTTGCAAAAAGAATTAGATAACCTGAAAGACAGCGAAGGGAGATTGGTGCAGTTAAAAACACAGCATCGCCAGTTGGTTGCTACCTATGATGCGGCTGCTCTTAAATTGAGAAAGGAACGACAAAAACAGGCATTGCTTTTGGCAAAAGAAATCACTCGCAGCATACAACAATTGGGTATGCCCAAGGGTAGAGTGGAAATTGAAATCACCCCCTTAGAAAAAATGCAGATCCATGGAATGGACAAAGTGGAATACAAGGTATGTACTAATCCCGGAATGGAGCTCGATTCGCTCAGCAAGGTGGCATCGGGAGGGGAGCTTTCGCGAATTAGTTTATCCATTCAAATGATTACTGCCCAAAAAGGGACAACCCCTACTTTATTGTTTGATGAGGTGGATGTAGGTATTGGGGGCGCAACAGCTGCTTTAGTCGGTCAAATGCTGCGCAAATTAGGTGAGCGGTTACAAGTTTTTTGCGTCACGCATCAACCTCAAGTTGCTGCAGCAGCACATAACCATTTTATGGTTGAAAAGCAAAGTGATAATAAAGAGACGTTTACTCATATTACTTTACTGCATTCTATGGAAAAAATTGACGAAATTGCCCGCATGTTGGGTGGATTGACCATAACTGAGCAAACGCGTTCGCATGCGAAAGAATTATTACTACAGAGTAATTAA
- the typA gene encoding translational GTPase TypA: protein MIDQIRNIAIIAHVDHGKTTLVDKLLQQTGTLNERAPKVERVMDSNALEKERGITILAKNTCVYWKNHQINIVDTPGHADFGGEVERILSMVDSVLLLVDAVDGPMPQTRFVTQKAFARGLNPIVVINKIDRPGARPHWVMDQVFDLFDNLGATDAQLDFPVVYTSALNGYAKLNLEDEATDMSALLQTIIDKVEAPKVDANGPFQMQISSLDYSSYVGTIGIGRITRGQIKAKSPVKIIDKEGNIRSGRLLQLLGFKGLERVEVEEANAGNIVAITGIEGIKISDTICDPNMVEALPVLSVDEPTISMTFQVNDSPFAGQEGKFVTSRKIRERLETELLHNVALRVEDCDDPDKFRVSGRGELHLSILIETMRREGYELAISKPEVIIREVDGEQQEPYEHLTVDVEENHQGSIMEKLGERRGELQNMVPDGKGRVRLDYMIPTRGLIGFHNEFLSSTSGTGLMYHVYDHYGPAIKGRIGKRANGVMIANCQGMARAFALFNLQDRGRLFVEPQTLCYEGMIVGIHARDNDLVVNVTKEKQLTNIRASGSDENIILTPAIKLTLEQALEFIDDDELVEVTPDSIRLRKKSLKEHERKKASRTANIEE, encoded by the coding sequence ATGATTGATCAGATTCGCAATATCGCCATTATCGCCCACGTTGACCACGGTAAAACCACATTAGTGGATAAACTACTGCAACAAACAGGTACTTTAAATGAACGGGCACCTAAAGTTGAACGGGTGATGGATTCCAATGCTTTAGAAAAGGAGCGGGGGATCACCATTCTTGCTAAAAATACTTGTGTGTATTGGAAAAACCATCAAATTAATATTGTGGATACCCCGGGACATGCTGATTTTGGCGGGGAAGTAGAGCGTATTTTATCGATGGTTGATAGTGTGTTACTGCTGGTGGACGCAGTAGACGGGCCCATGCCGCAAACCCGTTTTGTGACCCAAAAAGCTTTTGCTCGTGGATTAAATCCCATTGTGGTCATTAATAAAATTGATCGCCCGGGAGCCCGTCCGCATTGGGTTATGGATCAAGTATTCGATTTATTCGACAATTTGGGTGCTACCGATGCTCAATTGGATTTCCCTGTTGTTTATACCTCCGCTTTGAACGGTTATGCCAAGTTGAATTTGGAAGATGAAGCGACCGATATGAGTGCTTTATTGCAGACAATTATTGATAAAGTCGAAGCGCCGAAAGTGGATGCCAACGGTCCTTTCCAAATGCAAATCAGTTCCCTGGATTATTCCTCTTATGTAGGTACTATCGGTATCGGCCGTATTACTCGGGGGCAAATTAAAGCAAAATCTCCGGTGAAAATTATTGATAAAGAAGGCAATATTCGTTCCGGACGCTTATTACAATTGTTAGGCTTTAAAGGGCTGGAGCGCGTCGAGGTTGAAGAAGCCAATGCAGGTAATATTGTTGCCATTACAGGTATTGAAGGCATCAAGATTTCCGATACGATTTGTGATCCGAATATGGTTGAAGCCTTGCCTGTGCTTTCAGTGGATGAGCCGACCATTAGCATGACCTTCCAGGTAAATGACTCACCTTTTGCCGGTCAGGAAGGAAAATTTGTGACCTCGCGAAAAATTCGTGAGCGTTTGGAAACGGAATTATTGCATAATGTTGCTTTGCGCGTTGAAGATTGTGATGACCCAGACAAGTTTCGAGTTTCTGGCCGTGGCGAACTCCATTTATCCATTCTTATCGAGACAATGCGTCGTGAGGGTTATGAATTAGCCATTAGTAAACCGGAAGTAATTATTCGCGAAGTAGATGGCGAGCAACAAGAACCTTATGAACATTTAACTGTAGATGTGGAAGAAAACCACCAAGGCAGTATTATGGAAAAATTGGGTGAGCGCCGTGGCGAATTACAAAATATGGTTCCCGATGGCAAAGGACGGGTTCGTCTTGATTACATGATTCCTACCCGGGGTCTTATCGGCTTTCATAATGAATTTTTATCTTCTACCTCCGGTACGGGTTTAATGTATCATGTTTATGATCATTATGGCCCGGCAATCAAAGGACGCATCGGTAAAAGAGCTAACGGGGTCATGATTGCTAATTGTCAGGGAATGGCTCGAGCATTTGCTTTATTTAACTTGCAGGATCGAGGCAGATTATTTGTGGAACCGCAAACCCTTTGTTATGAAGGGATGATCGTTGGAATTCATGCGCGCGATAATGATTTGGTTGTGAATGTGACCAAGGAAAAACAATTAACCAATATTCGTGCTTCAGGTTCTGATGAAAATATTATATTAACTCCTGCGATCAAATTAACTTTGGAGCAGGCATTAGAGTTTATTGATGATGATGAATTGGTTGAGGTAACTCCTGATTCAATCCGATTAAGAAAAAAATCATTGAAAGAACATGAACGAAAAAAAGCATCAAGAACAGCAAACATTGAAGAATAA
- a CDS encoding cold-shock protein, whose product MSDKIRGTVKWFNESKGFGFLESGGKDYFVHFSAILGTGFKTLAEGATVMFKPSNGQKGPQAEEVEVV is encoded by the coding sequence ATGTCAGATAAAATTCGTGGTACAGTAAAGTGGTTTAATGAGTCCAAAGGTTTCGGTTTTTTAGAAAGTGGCGGTAAAGATTATTTTGTGCATTTCAGTGCAATTTTAGGCACTGGGTTTAAAACTCTTGCTGAAGGCGCAACAGTAATGTTCAAGCCAAGCAATGGCCAAAAAGGTCCTCAAGCTGAAGAAGTTGAAGTAGTCTAA
- a CDS encoding polysaccharide deacetylase family protein, with amino-acid sequence MKKILLRSITVFFLFMGLCWGQQRDISITIDDLPMIDAQPEAFENIVHSLVKHKVPAIGFIIGNRVNKQTIKQFRLFQHHGLELGNHTYSHLNLKHVSCEEYINDLVKADVILTPFLSEPKYFRYPYLSEGKLWRKSVVRHYLRENNYIVAPVTVDSRDFEFNAELIKLKSQNPTGSLTALKQRYLNYVWQRTLTAEKNTPGKQILLLHANSLNGYFLDDLLQMFEEHGYNFISLSEALTLQ; translated from the coding sequence TTGAAAAAAATTCTACTTCGCAGCATTACTGTATTTTTTTTATTTATGGGGCTATGCTGGGGACAACAACGTGACATTTCAATAACAATTGATGATTTGCCTATGATTGACGCCCAACCAGAGGCTTTTGAAAATATTGTCCATAGCCTTGTGAAGCACAAAGTTCCAGCCATAGGTTTCATTATTGGAAATCGGGTTAATAAGCAAACGATCAAACAGTTTAGATTATTTCAACACCATGGATTGGAGTTAGGAAATCATACTTATTCGCATTTGAATTTAAAACATGTGTCCTGTGAAGAATACATTAATGATTTGGTTAAAGCAGATGTAATTCTTACCCCCTTTTTATCAGAGCCTAAATATTTTCGTTATCCATACTTATCTGAAGGAAAATTATGGCGAAAAAGTGTAGTTCGCCACTATTTAAGAGAAAATAATTATATTGTTGCTCCCGTCACCGTTGATAGCAGGGATTTTGAATTTAACGCGGAGCTGATAAAGCTAAAGAGCCAAAATCCTACGGGCTCATTAACGGCCCTGAAACAACGCTACCTTAACTATGTTTGGCAACGCACCTTGACGGCTGAAAAAAACACTCCGGGAAAACAGATCTTGCTCTTGCATGCAAATAGTTTGAATGGTTATTTTTTAGATGATTTACTGCAGATGTTTGAAGAACATGGCTATAACTTTATTTCACTGAGCGAGGCATTAACGCTCCAATGA